Part of the Cellulomonas taurus genome, GCACTGGCCGTCGTCGGCCCGCCGCGGGTCGCTGCTGGTGCGCACCGACGAGCACGCCGGGGTCCGAACCGCCTCCGTGCTGCTCGACCCGTCGCCGGAGGGCGAGGCCCTGGAGTGGAGCATCCGGATGGCGGCGTCGGCGGCGATCGCCCTGCAGGCTGCCGGGCACCCCACCCGCCTGCTCACCGACGGCCCGCATCCCGGCACCGGCGACCGGACCGCCCTGCTGGACGCCACCGTCGACCTGGTCGGACAGCCGGACCGGGACGCCGCCGACCGGTCGCTGCTCGCCCAGATCCGCACGGTCGAGGGCACCGACGGGGGTGTCGGGTTGGTCGTCGCCGTGCTCGGCCCCCAGCACCCCACCCTGCGAGCGGCCCTGGCCGGCCTGAGCACCGCCCGCCCGTGCTGGGCGATCGTGCGCGGCACCGGTGAGGAGGCCACCGCCACCGCCCGCGACCTGCTGCGGGCCGGGTGGCGCACCGTGCAGGTCGAGGTCGGGGCCGACCTGACGGCGACCTGGCTCAGCCTGGGCAGCGTGGCATGAACGACCGGATCCGACCCGGCACCCCGCGCGCGCTGCTGTCGACGGCAATCCTGATCGCCGCCCTGCTCACTGGGCTGGGCGCGTTCTCCGCCCTGGTCACCACCACCGGGCCCTGGCTGATCCACCTCGGCCTGGCGCTGCTCGGTCTCGCCGCCGTGGTGTCGCTGACCCGGGCGGTGACCACCTCGGTCTGGCTGCCCTCGATCACCGGCCTGGTCGTCGCCGGGTACGGGATGCTGATCGCCTACGGCCCCGGCGCACTGCCCCTCCTGCCGGACACGGCACGCTTCACGGCGGTGGTCCGGGACGGCATCGCGGCGGTCCGGGACGGGGTGGTGCCGCTGGACGTCCAGCGACCGGTCGAACTCCTGATCATCGGCGCGGTCCTGGTGCTCTACCTCGCCGCCGACCTGCTCGCGGTCGGTGTCGGGATGCCCGCCCTGGCCGGTCTGGCACTGGCCACGCTCTGGGTGCCCGCCGCCGCGCTCGGCTTCCCCGGCAGCACCTGGGCCCTGTTCGGCACCGGGGTGCTCTACCTGGCCCTGATCCTGGTCGGACGGGAGCAGGGACCGCGCACCACCCGCAGCCGGACCGTCCGGGGCGTCGCCGCCACCGGAACGCTTGCCGCCGCACTGGTCGTCATCGTGGCCATCGTCGGGGTGCCCCACCTGACCGCGCTACCGGTCTGGTCCTGGTCCGGTCCTCCGGTCTCCGGCACCGGGGCGATGGGCTCGGTCCGGCTCGCCGACGACCTCGACCTGCGCGACAGCCTCGGACCGCAGTCCGAGCAGGTGGTGCTCCGGTACCGGGTCGACCCGGTCGGTCAGACCGACGACGACGCGCCGCGGGCCACCGCCACCCTGGCCGGACCGCTGCGGTCGTTCACCCTGCGCGACTTCGACGGTCGGTCCTGGTCCCGCGACGCCGAGGGCGAGACCACCGACTGGGACCGCGACACCCTGCTCGCCTCCGACCGCTCCCTGCTCGGCACCACCCCCGACCCCAGCCGCGGCACCCTCGTCGCACTCGACCTGGTGGTCGGCGCCCTGCGCGAGGAGCGCCTTCCGGTCACGGTCTTCCCGCGCACGGTCGACATCGGCAGCCCCTGGGTCTACGACGTCGACCGGGACGAGGTGGTCGGCGGCCGGACCGACGTGAGTGAGCGCTACACCATGGTGGTCCAGGTCCCCGGCCTGACCGCCGACCTGCTGCGTTCCGCCACCGGTGAGCTGCCCGAGGACATCGACCCCTACCTCGACGTGCCGGGCACCGAGCATGAGGACGACCTGCGCGCACTGGCCGCCGACATCACCGCCGATGCCGCGACCCCCTTCGACCAGGCGCTGGCCCTGCAGACCTACTTCCGCGACACCACCCGGTTCCGCTACGACACGGACATCGACCAGGGCGACTCCGACGACGCGGTGTGGGACTTCCTGCAGAGCCGGCGCGGCTACTGCGTCCAGTACGCCACCTCGATGACCCTGATGGCACGGATGCTCGGCATCCCGGCCCGGCTCGGCGTCGGCTTCCTGCCCGGCAGCCTGGCCACCGACGGCGACTACGAGATCACCGGCTCCGACGCCCACGCCTGGCCCGAGCTGTACTTCCCCGGCGTCGGGTGGGTCCGGTTCGAGCCCACCCCCGCCGTGCAGACCGGCGCACCCCCGAGCTGGAGCAACCCGTCCACCGCCTCCGCCCCCACACCGTCGGCCGCATCCACCGTCGCCCCCAGCGCCGCCGCCTCCGCATCCGCCGCGGCCAGCGCTTCGGCCAGTGCCGCGGCCCAGCAGGCTGCCACGGCGGCCCAGGACGCCGACCGGGTGGAGACCGGGCCGATCGCGGCTCTGGTGAGCCTGCTGGTCATCGGGGTGGTCACCGGCGTGCTGCTCACCCGGCGACGGGCCGCCCTGCCGCTGACCCCGGAACGCGCGTGGGCCATGCTGCGCACCGGGCTGCGCCGGTCGTCGATCACCTGGTCCGACGCGGTGACACCCCGGCAGGCGGCGCAACACATCCGCGATCAGGTCGACCAGGCGCGCGGGCGACCGCTGGGGACCGCGGCCTCCGAGGCGCTCACCGCCCTGCTGCACGCGGTCGAGTCGGCGCGGTACCTACCGGAGCCCGAGGCGCCGACCCCGGAGGTGCTGCGCGGGTGGGTGGACACGGTGCTGACCGACCTGCGCGGCGACCGGAGCCGACCCCTGGGCCGTCGGGACCGCGGGTCGGCGGACCCGGCCACCGTGTCCCGTCGGTGACGTCGGCGCGTCGTTCGGCCATTGGACGAACCCCGCGGACGCGGCACCCACCGGTCCTGTCGGGCACGTCGGCGCGTCGCTCGGCCATCGGACGCACCTCAGCGGACGCGGCACCCACCGGTCCTGTCGGGCACGTCGGCGCGTCGCTCGGCCATCGGACGCACCCCAGCAGACGCGGCGACCGCCGCCCGTCGGCGACGTCGGCGCATCGTTCGCTCATCGCACGCGTCCACGGGGAGCGGCCTCGCGCCCGACGGGCATGTCGGCGCCTCGTATGTCGCCGTCGCCACGCGGCCCAGGACGTGGCGGTCCAGGACGTGGCGGTCCAGAAGGGTGGCGGTCCAGGTGGCGGCCCGACGCATGATCGTCGGCGCCCGGACAGCACGAAGCGCCGCGCAGGACTGCTGCGCGGCGCTTCGTCCGACAACTGGATTCGATCAGCGACCAGATGACCCGCTGTGGGTCAGCGGCCGCCCTCGCCCCGCCGGTCCCAGCGTTCTTCGATCCGGTCCATGAATCCCTTCTTCGCGGGCTTCCGGCCGGCGGCGGGGCGCGGGGCCGTGCTGCCGTCGGGGCGGACCACACCGGCCGGGCCGGACTTGCGCGGTTTGGTGAAGGCCACCGCCACCGCACCGAACATCACCAGGAACCCGATCACGCCGAGCCACACCAGTGAGGCAGCAGCGCCGATCACCAGCAGCAGCAGGCCGACGAGCGCGCCGATTCCGCCCAGGATGTATCGCAGGACCGGCTTGCGACCGCTCGATGTGAGCGTGGTCGCGAGCCGGGGATCATCAGATGTGAGCTGCCGCTCCATCTGCTCCAGTACACGTTGCTCGTACTCGGAGAGAGGCATATCAACCCCCGTGCTCCGCCGTCGGGACTTCTTCGCCTCAGGATAGAGGGCGTTTTGGATTGCCGGTAGTCGAGCGCTCATGCCTCGTCCCGCCGGGGACCGCCACCGGAGCTCAGTCGGTACTTCCTGGGCAGGTCCCGGGCCAGGCGTTCCGGGGCCAGAGCGGCCTCCGGGCCGGATGCGGCTGCCGCATGCGGTGCCTCGCCACGTTCGCCACCAGCGGAGCCGTCCGGCTGCACGGCCTTCGAACTGACGTGCCGCGCGGCCACCGCACCACCGCCGGCGCCGCGGCCGACCGCTCGGGTCGCCGACCCGATGGCCGCCCGGCCGAACCGCTCGCGCACCTGGTCCATCACCAGCTCGGCCTGTCGCTGCGCCTCGCCCTGCCCGGTCATCGCCTCCTCCAATGTGGGCTGCTGCACCACGTGCTCGGCGGCGACCAAACCCTCGGCCCGCACGCCGATCAGCCGGATCGGCAGCCCGGCGAGGTCGACCCCCGCCAACAGCTCGCGGGCGGCGAGGTACAGCTCTCGGGCGACGTCGGTGGGCTGGGTGAGGGTCCGCGACCGGTTGAGGGTGCGGAAGTCGGAGGTGCGGATCTTGATCGCCACCGTCTTGGCCATCACCTGCTGCGCCCGCAACCGACCCGCGCACCGGTCGGCCAGGTCGAGCAGCTTGCTCTCCACCTGCCGCAGGTCGTGGATGTCGACGGCGAAGGTCTCCTCCGCACCGACGCTCTTCTCCTCCCGACCCGGGCTGACCGGCCGCGGATCACGTCCCCAGGCCAGGTCGTACAGGTGCGCCCCGGCGGTCTTACCCACCGCCTGCTGGACGGTGCGCACATCGGAGTCGGCGAGTTCGGCCACGGTGCGGATCCCCCACCGCTCCAGATTCGCCGCGGTGCGCTCGCCCACGCCCCACAGCGCGCCGACCGGAAGCACCCTCAGGAACTCGACCGTGGCAGCCCGCGGGATCAGCAGCACCCCGTCCGGTTTGGCGTGGCCGGAGGCCAGCTTGGCGACGAACTTGTTCGCCGCGATCCCGACCGAGCAGGTGATGCCGTGTTCGGCGCGCACCCGCTCCCGGATCATCGCGGCGATCCGGGTCGGTGGACCCAACCGCCGACGCGCCCCCGCGACGTCCAGGAACGCCTCGTCCACGCTCACCTGTTCGACCAGGGAGGTGACCTCGTGCAGCACTGCCATCACCGAGCGGGAGACGTCGTAGTAGGCGCCATGGTCCGGCGGGATCACGATCGCCTGCGGACACAGCCGCTGCGCCACCGCCATCGGCATCGCCGAGTGCACCCCGAAGGCCCGCGCCTCGTAGGTAGCGGCGAGCACCACCGACCGCTGCGACCCACCGACGATGACCGGCCGTCCGCGCAGGTGTGGGCGGCGCGCCAGCTCCACCGAAGCGAAGAACGCGTCCATGTCGACGTGCAGGATCGAGGCGCCCTCCTCCTCGTGACCCCAATCGCGACGCGCGCCCTCGGCCCGCGGACCCCGGCTCATCAGCCCGCGCGGCGGCCGCCGGGCGCCACCGGGTCCGCACCGGACTGCTCGGCCCACGCCTCGAGCTCCGCCCGGACCACGTCCAGGAAGTCCTCGGCGTGGCAGAGCACCTGCTCCGCGCGCTCGTCCGAGACAGCGTCGAACCGACCGGCGTCGACAGCGGCTCGCAGCGCGGCGCCACCCGCGAAGTACGCGGTCCAGCGGGCCAGCTCGGGCATCACCTGGTCCAGCAGCTCCCACACCGTCCGGGTCTGGCGTCGCCGGGACAGCGGCTGCCGTTCCGCCAGTACGGCGGCACCGGCGCGCAGGGCGGCGAGGTGGGCGTGGGCGAACTTCTCCCACGGCTCGGAGGAGAACTGGGCGGCGACCAGCTCGGCATCCGCCCGGGACAGCAGCTCAGCAGTGCGCCCGGACAGCCCCGGGGCCGCGGCCCGTGCGACGTGCAAGGTCCTGACCGACATCCCGCACCTCCCTCTCTCGTCCACCCAGTATCGAACACCTGTTCGAATAGGTCAACACGTACGGTGGGTCCGTGGCCCACCGTGAACCGCGACGTGCGCAAGCTTCCCACCGGGCACCGACACGCCCGGCGGACGCCTGGCCGCGCGGTCCGGTGCCGATCGGTTCCGGCACCGCCGAGCTCGTGGTCACCCCGGACGACCCCACCGCCGTGACCCTGATGGTGAACGGCGTGCCCAGCTCGCACCTCGACCTGGCCGACCCGCTGCGCCTCGACTTCGAGTACATGCAACAGATGGCCGCGGTGCTGGACGCGATGCCCGCCGGGGACGGGCCGTTCCGCGCCGTGCACCTCGGCGCCGCCGGGTGCGCGATGGCCCGCTGGGTGGACGCCCGGCGACCCGGTGCCCGGCAGATCGCCGTCGACCTGGACCCGATCCTGGTCGACCTGGTGCGCGGCTGGTTCGACCTGCCGCGCTCCCCCGCTCTGCGGCTGCGGGCCGGTGATGCCCGCACCCAGCTGGACACCCTGGCCGACGACTCGGCGGATGCCGTGCTGCGGGACGTCTTCGCCGGAGACCGCACGCCGGAGCACGTGACCACGGTCGAGTTCACCGCCGTCGCACACCGCGTCCTGCGACCCGGGGGCGTCTACCTGGCGAAC contains:
- a CDS encoding transglutaminaseTgpA domain-containing protein translates to MNDRIRPGTPRALLSTAILIAALLTGLGAFSALVTTTGPWLIHLGLALLGLAAVVSLTRAVTTSVWLPSITGLVVAGYGMLIAYGPGALPLLPDTARFTAVVRDGIAAVRDGVVPLDVQRPVELLIIGAVLVLYLAADLLAVGVGMPALAGLALATLWVPAAALGFPGSTWALFGTGVLYLALILVGREQGPRTTRSRTVRGVAATGTLAAALVVIVAIVGVPHLTALPVWSWSGPPVSGTGAMGSVRLADDLDLRDSLGPQSEQVVLRYRVDPVGQTDDDAPRATATLAGPLRSFTLRDFDGRSWSRDAEGETTDWDRDTLLASDRSLLGTTPDPSRGTLVALDLVVGALREERLPVTVFPRTVDIGSPWVYDVDRDEVVGGRTDVSERYTMVVQVPGLTADLLRSATGELPEDIDPYLDVPGTEHEDDLRALAADITADAATPFDQALALQTYFRDTTRFRYDTDIDQGDSDDAVWDFLQSRRGYCVQYATSMTLMARMLGIPARLGVGFLPGSLATDGDYEITGSDAHAWPELYFPGVGWVRFEPTPAVQTGAPPSWSNPSTASAPTPSAASTVAPSAAASASAAASASASAAAQQAATAAQDADRVETGPIAALVSLLVIGVVTGVLLTRRRAALPLTPERAWAMLRTGLRRSSITWSDAVTPRQAAQHIRDQVDQARGRPLGTAASEALTALLHAVESARYLPEPEAPTPEVLRGWVDTVLTDLRGDRSRPLGRRDRGSADPATVSRR
- a CDS encoding DUF3040 domain-containing protein → MPLSEYEQRVLEQMERQLTSDDPRLATTLTSSGRKPVLRYILGGIGALVGLLLLVIGAAASLVWLGVIGFLVMFGAVAVAFTKPRKSGPAGVVRPDGSTAPRPAAGRKPAKKGFMDRIEERWDRRGEGGR
- a CDS encoding DNA polymerase IV → MSRGPRAEGARRDWGHEEEGASILHVDMDAFFASVELARRPHLRGRPVIVGGSQRSVVLAATYEARAFGVHSAMPMAVAQRLCPQAIVIPPDHGAYYDVSRSVMAVLHEVTSLVEQVSVDEAFLDVAGARRRLGPPTRIAAMIRERVRAEHGITCSVGIAANKFVAKLASGHAKPDGVLLIPRAATVEFLRVLPVGALWGVGERTAANLERWGIRTVAELADSDVRTVQQAVGKTAGAHLYDLAWGRDPRPVSPGREEKSVGAEETFAVDIHDLRQVESKLLDLADRCAGRLRAQQVMAKTVAIKIRTSDFRTLNRSRTLTQPTDVARELYLAARELLAGVDLAGLPIRLIGVRAEGLVAAEHVVQQPTLEEAMTGQGEAQRQAELVMDQVRERFGRAAIGSATRAVGRGAGGGAVAARHVSSKAVQPDGSAGGERGEAPHAAAASGPEAALAPERLARDLPRKYRLSSGGGPRRDEA
- a CDS encoding SAV_6107 family HEPN domain-containing protein, coding for MSVRTLHVARAAAPGLSGRTAELLSRADAELVAAQFSSEPWEKFAHAHLAALRAGAAVLAERQPLSRRRQTRTVWELLDQVMPELARWTAYFAGGAALRAAVDAGRFDAVSDERAEQVLCHAEDFLDVVRAELEAWAEQSGADPVAPGGRRAG
- a CDS encoding spermidine synthase; translation: MPIGSGTAELVVTPDDPTAVTLMVNGVPSSHLDLADPLRLDFEYMQQMAAVLDAMPAGDGPFRAVHLGAAGCAMARWVDARRPGARQIAVDLDPILVDLVRGWFDLPRSPALRLRAGDARTQLDTLADDSADAVLRDVFAGDRTPEHVTTVEFTAVAHRVLRPGGVYLANCADRPPLGLAKDEVATVAAVFEHVGLVAEPAVLRGRRYGNLLLIGTDDPDLLDDPGLGRALRSLPVPARLLVGDELHDFARRGASLRDSAPVRDAEE